One window of the Candidatus Chryseobacterium colombiense genome contains the following:
- a CDS encoding TonB-dependent receptor, producing MDKKVQSIKWLYLTVFLLPVLAMAQQKEPKKEKETTIDEVVLVGYTKVSKKDVTNAVSSVKGDAIKDMPSTNAAEAIQGRMAGVQVSLSEGSPGADVDIVIRGGNSITGSNAPLYIVDGVQMDNALSILSPKEIESIEVLKDASSTNIYGARGANGVVLITTKGGRKKAKTSINYNGFLGVRKIQNTIDVLDPYQYVLYQYELYNKAGVQTDIDAFKSRYGTYDQLEKYKDVKKRDWQDEVFGREAFNFTHNLSITGGSDNSSFSLSLNNVQEDGIMIGSGFKRNMANFKYDYDLSKKVSLTLNARYSRQTIFGAGTSSTGSQSTNRLRNAVRYQPFEGGSTVNVDDFDPLFANETNLVNPILLANNEIKENGRNDLLLNGTLEYRINKDFTFRSVIGYLQRDEFVNQFSGTVTTLARQNNDQPVVFLSKTQSRRITNTNTLNFRKTFGNHKLDLLVGQEIVKTDAESLTMNVKWLPKSISAQEAFANIQSVNTPSGLVQDPAKTNVLPDRIASFFGRANYIFKNKYILTASMRVDGSSVFGPGNRWGYFPAASAAWKITEEKFLKDSKTISDLKLRAGYGLSGNNRIGAFLYDTFFITSSDYGYAFGTNVTPGATTGNILANKNVTWEKATSKNLGLDFGLFKGKVYGALDVYQTDTKDLLLLAQIPKDRGYEYQYQNSGSTTNKGIEFSIGSAIINNKNFTWKIDANISSNRNTIKSLGNSASPSAYSYLYPSGWQNNLNDFLVQVGKPVGTYWGYVTAGRYEISDFNYDPATQAYTLKAGIASSAAAANGAKAVQPGDLKLQDLNGDGVIDNKDMTDLGNAQPKFYGGFNQTFRYKNWDMSLMFNFSVGNKVYNANKVEYSTQYLYKDNNMLAEVANRWRWFDDAGNKVTDPTALAALNANTTGWTPPAGAYFLHSYAIEDGSFLRLNNVTIGYSLSKEFTKQLGLTNFRLYFTMNNVFTVTGYSGYDPEANTRRNPLTPGVDYAAYPRSRFILSGVDITF from the coding sequence ATGGATAAAAAAGTACAATCTATAAAATGGTTATATTTAACTGTTTTTCTACTTCCTGTCCTTGCAATGGCTCAGCAAAAAGAACCAAAAAAGGAAAAAGAAACCACTATTGATGAAGTGGTTTTGGTAGGCTATACAAAAGTTTCCAAAAAAGATGTAACGAATGCGGTTTCTTCTGTAAAGGGAGATGCAATCAAAGATATGCCTTCCACCAATGCTGCAGAAGCAATTCAAGGGAGAATGGCCGGAGTACAGGTTTCCCTAAGTGAAGGATCGCCCGGCGCAGATGTGGATATTGTGATCCGAGGAGGAAACTCCATCACAGGAAGCAACGCCCCTCTCTATATTGTAGACGGAGTTCAAATGGATAATGCCCTGTCAATTTTATCTCCGAAAGAGATCGAATCTATTGAAGTTTTAAAAGATGCCTCTTCTACCAACATTTACGGAGCAAGAGGAGCAAACGGAGTGGTCTTGATAACAACAAAAGGAGGCCGTAAAAAAGCTAAAACATCAATTAATTACAACGGATTCTTAGGTGTAAGAAAAATTCAGAATACGATTGATGTATTAGATCCGTATCAGTATGTACTCTACCAATACGAACTCTATAACAAGGCCGGAGTGCAAACCGATATTGACGCTTTTAAGTCGAGATACGGAACCTACGATCAATTGGAAAAATACAAAGATGTAAAAAAGAGAGATTGGCAGGATGAAGTTTTCGGAAGAGAAGCATTCAACTTTACTCATAATCTTTCTATTACGGGAGGATCTGATAACTCCTCTTTCTCATTGTCATTAAATAATGTACAGGAAGACGGGATTATGATCGGTTCCGGGTTTAAAAGGAATATGGCCAATTTCAAATATGACTATGACCTGTCAAAAAAGGTAAGCCTTACGCTAAATGCCAGATATAGCAGGCAAACCATTTTCGGTGCAGGAACTTCTTCTACAGGTTCACAAAGTACAAACAGGCTGAGAAACGCAGTGAGATATCAGCCTTTTGAAGGGGGTTCTACGGTAAATGTGGATGATTTTGATCCGTTGTTTGCCAACGAAACCAATCTTGTGAATCCTATTCTTTTAGCCAATAATGAAATCAAAGAAAACGGTAGAAATGATTTACTTCTTAACGGAACTTTAGAGTATAGAATCAATAAAGATTTTACGTTCAGAAGTGTGATTGGATATTTACAGAGAGACGAATTTGTCAATCAATTTTCCGGAACGGTAACCACTCTTGCGAGACAGAATAATGATCAGCCGGTAGTTTTTCTAAGTAAAACTCAATCCAGAAGAATTACCAATACCAATACATTAAACTTCAGAAAAACATTTGGAAATCATAAACTGGACCTACTCGTTGGACAGGAAATTGTAAAAACAGATGCTGAATCATTAACCATGAATGTTAAATGGCTTCCCAAATCTATAAGTGCCCAGGAAGCATTTGCGAACATTCAGTCTGTCAATACTCCGTCAGGATTAGTACAAGACCCTGCCAAAACAAATGTTTTGCCTGACCGTATAGCATCATTTTTCGGAAGAGCCAACTATATTTTTAAAAATAAATATATTCTAACAGCATCTATGAGAGTAGATGGCTCCAGTGTTTTCGGGCCTGGAAACAGATGGGGATATTTCCCTGCCGCTTCTGCAGCCTGGAAAATTACTGAAGAAAAATTCTTAAAAGACAGCAAAACAATCAGCGATTTAAAACTTCGTGCAGGGTATGGTTTATCCGGAAATAACAGAATCGGAGCTTTCTTGTATGATACCTTCTTCATTACCTCTTCCGACTACGGATATGCTTTTGGGACCAATGTAACGCCGGGTGCTACAACAGGAAATATTTTGGCTAATAAAAATGTAACCTGGGAAAAAGCCACTTCAAAAAACCTTGGATTGGACTTTGGTTTATTTAAAGGAAAAGTATATGGTGCATTGGATGTTTATCAGACGGATACTAAAGATTTATTGCTTCTGGCACAGATTCCAAAGGACAGAGGATATGAATATCAATACCAAAACTCAGGAAGCACGACTAATAAAGGGATTGAATTCTCAATAGGAAGTGCCATCATCAATAACAAAAATTTCACTTGGAAAATTGATGCCAATATATCTTCAAACAGAAATACGATCAAAAGCTTAGGAAATAGTGCATCTCCAAGTGCTTATTCCTACTTATATCCTTCCGGATGGCAAAATAATTTAAATGATTTCCTTGTGCAGGTGGGTAAGCCGGTAGGGACTTATTGGGGATATGTGACAGCAGGAAGATATGAGATCAGTGATTTTAATTATGATCCGGCTACACAAGCATATACTTTGAAAGCTGGTATAGCAAGTTCCGCAGCTGCTGCAAACGGAGCAAAAGCCGTACAGCCGGGAGATCTTAAACTTCAAGATCTAAACGGTGATGGTGTTATTGACAATAAAGATATGACCGATTTAGGAAATGCTCAACCTAAATTTTATGGTGGTTTTAACCAAACTTTTCGTTACAAAAACTGGGATATGAGTTTAATGTTCAACTTCTCTGTTGGAAATAAAGTATACAACGCCAACAAAGTTGAATATTCTACGCAATATTTATATAAAGACAATAATATGTTGGCAGAAGTTGCTAACAGATGGAGATGGTTCGATGACGCAGGAAATAAGGTAACTGATCCGACTGCATTAGCCGCCCTGAATGCAAATACCACAGGATGGACGCCACCGGCAGGCGCTTATTTTCTTCATTCATATGCTATCGAAGACGGATCTTTCTTAAGATTAAACAATGTAACTATAGGGTATTCCCTTTCTAAAGAGTTTACGAAACAGTTGGGTCTTACCAACTTCAGATTGTATTTTACGATGAACAACGTATTTACAGTTACAGGATATTCCGGATATGATCCGGAAGCCAATACAAGAAGAAATCCTTTAACACCTGGTGTAGACTATGCTGCTTATCCGCGTAGCAGATTTATTTTATCAGGAGTTGACATTACTTTTTAA
- the kduI gene encoding 5-dehydro-4-deoxy-D-glucuronate isomerase, whose amino-acid sequence MSQSEFRYAHHPEDVKKYTTEDLRREFLIDDLFNEDKVKLVYSMYDRLIVGGIMPSTQALKLEPTDDLKAQHFLDRRELGIINVGGAGKVTVDGEVYELGNKEALYIGKGAKEVIFEKTGDAQPYFYINSAPAHHAYPTKKITKKEAEIVELGEEKYANKRTINKLIVNSVLETCQLQMGMTELHPGSVWNTMPAHTHTRRMEAYFYFDLEEGHTVSHFMGQPSETRHIFMTNRQAVLSPEWSIHSGVGTSNYTFIWGMAGENMDYGDMDGIKTNELK is encoded by the coding sequence ATGTCACAATCAGAATTTCGCTACGCCCATCATCCTGAAGATGTAAAAAAGTATACCACTGAAGATCTTAGGCGGGAGTTTCTAATCGATGATTTATTTAATGAAGATAAGGTAAAATTAGTTTACTCTATGTACGATAGGCTGATTGTAGGAGGTATTATGCCTTCAACACAGGCTTTGAAACTGGAACCCACAGACGACTTGAAAGCTCAACACTTCCTTGACAGAAGAGAATTGGGGATTATCAACGTTGGTGGTGCAGGAAAAGTTACGGTAGATGGAGAAGTATATGAGCTTGGAAACAAAGAAGCTTTATATATCGGGAAAGGAGCAAAAGAGGTGATTTTTGAAAAAACAGGTGATGCACAACCTTATTTTTACATCAACTCAGCTCCTGCACATCATGCTTATCCGACTAAAAAGATTACGAAAAAAGAAGCGGAAATCGTAGAATTGGGTGAAGAGAAATACGCAAATAAACGTACGATCAACAAACTGATTGTAAACTCCGTTTTAGAAACCTGCCAGCTTCAAATGGGAATGACAGAACTTCATCCGGGAAGTGTTTGGAATACAATGCCTGCACATACGCATACCCGAAGAATGGAAGCTTATTTCTATTTTGATCTGGAAGAAGGGCATACTGTGAGCCACTTTATGGGACAGCCAAGCGAAACACGTCATATTTTTATGACCAACAGACAGGCAGTGTTATCTCCGGAATGGTCGATCCACTCAGGAGTCGGAACTTCTAATTATACTTTTATCTGGGGTATGGCTGGGGAAAATATGGACTACGGCGATATGGACGGAATCAAAACTAACGAACTAAAGTAA
- a CDS encoding gluconate 5-dehydrogenase, translating to MNLFDLSGKVAVVTGGTHGLGMAMAEGLAAAGAELAITSTTPSKLEEALNYYHSKGYKATGYLFDVTDELEAAQKVALMEATHGKIDILVNNAGIIKRVPAIEMEVEDFRKVIDVDLTGPFIMSKLVGKYMIKRKSGKIINICSMMSELGRDNVVAYASAKGGLKMLTKNLATEWAKHNIQVNGIGPGYFATSQTEPIRVDGNPFNDFIISRTPEGRWGNPEDLAGTAIFLASDASKFINGQIIYVDGGILATIGKPANE from the coding sequence ATGAATTTATTTGATTTATCCGGCAAAGTAGCAGTCGTTACTGGTGGTACTCACGGATTAGGTATGGCAATGGCAGAAGGTCTTGCTGCTGCAGGTGCCGAATTGGCGATCACAAGTACGACGCCGTCAAAATTAGAGGAAGCTTTAAACTATTATCACTCCAAAGGATATAAAGCAACCGGTTATCTTTTTGATGTAACGGATGAATTGGAAGCTGCTCAGAAAGTAGCTTTAATGGAAGCTACCCATGGAAAAATAGACATCCTTGTTAACAACGCGGGAATCATTAAACGTGTTCCGGCAATTGAGATGGAAGTTGAAGACTTTAGAAAAGTAATCGATGTGGATCTTACAGGACCTTTTATCATGTCCAAATTGGTTGGAAAATATATGATTAAAAGAAAATCGGGAAAGATCATCAACATCTGCTCGATGATGAGTGAGCTTGGCCGTGACAATGTAGTAGCGTATGCTTCTGCAAAAGGCGGTCTGAAAATGCTTACCAAAAATCTGGCTACAGAGTGGGCAAAGCACAATATTCAGGTGAACGGAATCGGTCCCGGATATTTTGCGACTTCTCAGACAGAACCTATTAGAGTGGATGGCAATCCTTTTAACGATTTTATCATCAGCAGAACTCCGGAAGGAAGATGGGGAAATCCGGAAGATCTTGCAGGAACAGCTATTTTCTTAGCTTCAGATGCAAGCAAATTCATCAACGGACAGATTATTTACGTAGATGGAGGAATTCTGGCAACCATCGGGAAACCTGCTAATGAATAA
- the uxaC gene encoding glucuronate isomerase: MKPFITDNFLLQNKYAEELYFKYAEKQPIIDYHNHLTPKDIAEDTVFENISKVWIAGDHYKWRAMRTMGVNEKFITGDASDKEKFEAWAQTVPYTLRNPLYHWTHLELKRYFGIDELLNGDNASEIYENISSQLQTPEKSTRGLLKMMNVESLCTTEDPTDILNYHQDLAKSDFSIKVSTAFRPDKAILIENHNFADYISKLGESAGIEINSYQTLCDALIKRIEYFHENGCRLCDHGLNNISFEEASEAEVSTIFTDKLNGKVIPEKQVNQFKTAILLFLGEAYHKFGWVQQFHLGALRNNNERMHRILGPDTGWDSIGDFVQAETLSKLLNTLDGKDKLTKTILYNLNPADNEIFATMIGNFNDGSIKGKVQFGSGWWFLDQKDGMIKQMNALSNMGLISCFVGMLTDSRSFLSFPRHEYFRRVLCNLFGEEMKNGELPDDIEHVGKIISDICYHNAKNYFDF, translated from the coding sequence ATGAAACCTTTTATTACCGATAATTTTTTATTACAGAATAAATACGCTGAAGAATTATACTTCAAGTACGCAGAAAAACAACCGATCATTGATTATCACAATCATTTGACTCCTAAAGATATTGCAGAAGACACGGTTTTCGAAAATATTTCAAAGGTCTGGATTGCAGGTGATCATTACAAATGGAGAGCGATGCGTACCATGGGCGTGAACGAAAAATTCATCACGGGAGATGCTTCAGACAAAGAAAAGTTTGAAGCCTGGGCACAGACTGTTCCGTATACATTAAGAAATCCTTTGTATCACTGGACGCATTTGGAACTGAAAAGATATTTCGGAATCGATGAATTGCTGAATGGGGACAATGCATCAGAAATTTACGAAAACATCTCGTCTCAACTTCAGACTCCTGAAAAATCAACAAGAGGTTTATTGAAAATGATGAATGTAGAATCACTGTGCACCACGGAAGATCCTACAGATATTTTGAATTACCATCAGGATTTGGCGAAAAGCGATTTTTCTATCAAAGTAAGTACGGCTTTCCGTCCTGATAAAGCTATTTTAATTGAGAATCACAACTTCGCGGATTATATTTCCAAACTAGGCGAATCTGCCGGAATTGAAATTAATTCCTACCAGACTTTGTGTGATGCATTAATCAAAAGAATTGAATATTTCCATGAAAATGGATGCAGACTGTGCGATCACGGGTTGAACAATATTTCTTTCGAAGAAGCTTCAGAAGCAGAAGTAAGCACAATTTTCACCGATAAACTAAACGGAAAAGTTATCCCTGAAAAACAGGTGAACCAATTCAAAACGGCTATTTTATTATTCTTAGGTGAAGCGTACCACAAATTCGGTTGGGTTCAGCAGTTCCATTTAGGGGCCTTGAGAAATAATAATGAAAGAATGCATAGAATTTTGGGACCAGATACAGGTTGGGATTCTATCGGTGACTTCGTTCAGGCTGAAACGTTGTCTAAATTGTTAAACACATTAGACGGAAAAGATAAATTAACAAAAACTATTTTATATAATTTAAATCCTGCCGACAACGAAATTTTCGCTACTATGATCGGGAATTTCAACGACGGGAGTATTAAAGGAAAGGTACAGTTCGGTTCAGGATGGTGGTTCCTTGATCAGAAAGACGGGATGATCAAGCAGATGAATGCCCTTTCCAATATGGGATTGATCAGCTGTTTCGTCGGAATGTTGACGGATTCCAGGAGTTTCCTTTCTTTCCCGAGACATGAATATTTCAGAAGAGTATTGTGTAACCTTTTTGGTGAGGAAATGAAAAATGGTGAATTACCCGATGATATTGAGCACGTTGGAAAAATAATTTCTGATATTTGTTATCACAATGCCAAAAATTATTTTGATTTTTAA
- a CDS encoding sugar kinase — translation MSNKIVTFGEVIMRLSPPGNRTMKQSHEMEFFFGGTELNVASSLATMGCDVRHISSVSDDFVGESALSFVKSFGIDTRFISKNEHPLGVYFLEVGSSVRASRIAYNRLNGSFANIHPQNIDWKKALEGSTYFHWTGISPGISKTAYETLKEGLQTARELGIEITTDPAYRSNLWKYGKNGNEVLKELVGYSTIFIGGVNEINEILGTQFSSDKEGFLEACKELKQQIPSIYKIFDKIRIGVTASSQQTQGRALIGDTYFETELLEVNPVVDRIGTGDAFAAGLIYGLINFDDEKALNFANAACAIKHTILGDINYCSAEDILEVMQGNSGGRIKR, via the coding sequence ATGAGCAACAAAATAGTCACATTTGGTGAAGTGATCATGCGACTTTCACCACCCGGAAACAGAACTATGAAGCAAAGCCATGAAATGGAATTCTTTTTCGGAGGAACGGAGCTTAATGTAGCTTCATCATTGGCAACAATGGGTTGTGATGTGAGACATATCAGCAGTGTTTCTGATGATTTTGTGGGGGAATCAGCATTGTCTTTTGTCAAAAGTTTTGGGATTGATACTCGTTTTATCAGTAAAAATGAACATCCTTTAGGGGTATACTTTTTGGAAGTGGGTTCTTCGGTACGGGCAAGCAGGATTGCTTATAACAGATTGAACGGTTCATTTGCCAATATCCATCCTCAAAATATAGACTGGAAAAAAGCTCTTGAAGGCAGTACTTATTTTCACTGGACGGGTATTAGTCCAGGAATTTCCAAAACGGCTTACGAAACTTTAAAAGAGGGTTTACAGACCGCCCGTGAATTGGGAATTGAAATTACAACCGATCCGGCTTATCGTTCTAATCTGTGGAAATATGGTAAAAATGGAAATGAAGTGTTGAAAGAACTAGTTGGTTATTCCACCATTTTCATCGGAGGAGTGAATGAGATCAATGAAATCCTGGGAACTCAATTTTCATCAGATAAAGAAGGTTTCCTGGAAGCCTGTAAAGAATTAAAACAACAAATTCCTTCTATTTATAAGATTTTCGATAAAATAAGAATCGGTGTTACAGCAAGTTCTCAGCAAACACAGGGAAGAGCTTTAATCGGAGATACTTATTTTGAAACTGAACTTTTAGAAGTAAATCCTGTAGTCGACAGAATCGGAACAGGAGATGCTTTTGCGGCGGGTTTGATCTATGGCTTAATTAATTTCGATGACGAAAAAGCATTGAATTTTGCCAATGCTGCCTGTGCCATAAAACATACCATTTTAGGAGATATCAATTATTGCAGTGCTGAAGACATTTTGGAAGTAATGCAGGGAAATTCGGGGGGAAGAATAAAAAGATAA
- a CDS encoding bifunctional 4-hydroxy-2-oxoglutarate aldolase/2-dehydro-3-deoxy-phosphogluconate aldolase, with protein MTKIQLVTDTILNQGVLPLYYNADETVTLEILRSLYKAGIRAVEYTSRGEAALNNFIKMIEVRNMEMPDMLLGIGTIKNKAQAEEYYKAGADFFISPGFVAEVAAFLIPKDVLYSPGCMTPTEIIEAENSGVTFVKLFPGNALGTGFMSAIKDVFPNLKFMPTGGVDTTKESIESWFKAGVSAVGMGSKLVSKELMLAKDYATIENETKKVLEIIQTLK; from the coding sequence ATGACAAAAATTCAATTAGTAACGGATACTATTCTCAATCAGGGAGTTTTGCCTCTTTATTATAATGCAGATGAGACGGTAACTTTAGAAATATTGAGATCACTTTACAAAGCAGGAATCCGTGCCGTAGAATATACAAGCCGTGGTGAAGCTGCGTTGAATAATTTCATCAAAATGATTGAAGTCCGTAATATGGAAATGCCGGATATGTTGCTTGGAATCGGAACGATAAAAAATAAAGCACAAGCTGAAGAATATTATAAAGCAGGGGCAGATTTTTTCATTAGCCCTGGTTTTGTGGCGGAAGTGGCGGCATTCCTGATTCCAAAAGATGTATTGTACAGTCCGGGTTGTATGACGCCGACAGAAATTATCGAAGCAGAAAATTCAGGAGTAACTTTCGTTAAATTATTTCCTGGAAATGCTTTAGGAACCGGATTCATGAGTGCGATCAAAGATGTTTTCCCGAATCTGAAATTTATGCCTACAGGTGGTGTTGATACGACAAAAGAAAGCATTGAAAGCTGGTTTAAAGCAGGTGTTTCTGCTGTAGGAATGGGAAGTAAATTGGTAAGTAAAGAATTAATGCTTGCCAAAGACTATGCAACAATTGAAAATGAAACTAAAAAAGTGCTGGAAATTATTCAGACTTTAAAATAA
- a CDS encoding MFS transporter produces the protein MSSVKSIKPTNFRWTICVLLFIATTINYLDRQVLSLTWKDFIAPEFHWNNNDYGNITALFSIFYAIGMLFAGKFVDWMDTKKGFLWAIGIWSIGAVLHAFCGVATSGVLTGNWGAGFHGSKELIGTVSNTSAIISTSVSLFVFARFVLAIGEAGNFPAAIKTTAEYFPKKDRALSTSIWNAGATVGALAAPITIPFIAKSMGWEWAFIIIGALGFIWMGLWVFYYKKPHEHHKVNEHELTYIQQDHEEVPAEENAVPAEERKFSFKECFSHRQTWAFAFGKFMTDGVWWFFLFWTPAYLSSVYKMDSTQSAFPLFVLYMITLLSIIGGWLPKYFVEKKGMNAYSGRMKAMLIFAFFPLLALLAQPLGSITYWLPVLIIGVAGAAHQAWSANIFSTVGDMFPKKAIATITGIGGMAGGIGSFIINKSSGVLFDHAHKAWSTVDGIPLLEKYPQYINERLPDGFFEQLEKSGAVVVDGIDKGYMIIFSVCAVAYLIAWTVMKTLVPKYKVIK, from the coding sequence ATGAGTTCAGTTAAATCTATTAAACCAACGAATTTCAGATGGACCATCTGCGTATTGCTTTTCATTGCAACTACCATTAATTATCTGGATCGTCAGGTTTTATCATTAACATGGAAAGATTTTATTGCCCCGGAATTTCACTGGAACAATAACGATTACGGAAATATTACGGCTCTATTCTCTATTTTTTATGCGATAGGAATGCTTTTCGCAGGAAAATTTGTAGATTGGATGGATACTAAAAAAGGTTTCCTGTGGGCCATCGGAATTTGGTCTATCGGAGCTGTTTTACATGCTTTTTGCGGAGTGGCAACATCCGGAGTCCTTACCGGAAATTGGGGAGCAGGTTTTCATGGATCTAAGGAATTAATCGGAACAGTTTCTAATACTTCGGCCATCATCAGTACAAGTGTTTCATTGTTTGTTTTTGCCCGTTTCGTTTTGGCCATCGGTGAAGCAGGAAATTTCCCGGCAGCAATTAAAACTACAGCGGAATATTTTCCTAAAAAAGACAGGGCTTTATCTACCAGTATCTGGAATGCAGGAGCAACAGTGGGAGCTTTAGCAGCGCCTATTACAATCCCTTTCATTGCAAAATCCATGGGATGGGAGTGGGCGTTTATCATTATTGGTGCCTTAGGATTTATATGGATGGGACTTTGGGTATTTTATTATAAGAAACCTCATGAACATCATAAAGTTAACGAGCATGAGTTAACCTATATTCAGCAGGACCATGAAGAAGTTCCGGCTGAGGAAAATGCTGTACCGGCTGAAGAAAGAAAATTTTCCTTCAAAGAATGTTTCAGTCACAGACAGACTTGGGCATTTGCCTTTGGAAAGTTTATGACAGACGGAGTTTGGTGGTTTTTTCTGTTCTGGACTCCGGCCTATTTAAGTTCGGTTTATAAAATGGATTCCACACAAAGTGCATTCCCATTGTTTGTTCTTTATATGATTACATTATTGTCAATCATTGGAGGGTGGCTTCCAAAATATTTTGTGGAAAAAAAAGGAATGAATGCCTATTCAGGAAGAATGAAAGCAATGTTGATTTTTGCATTTTTCCCATTATTAGCTTTGTTGGCTCAACCGTTAGGATCAATTACGTATTGGCTTCCGGTTTTAATTATAGGCGTTGCAGGAGCGGCACATCAGGCTTGGTCGGCAAATATTTTCTCGACTGTTGGCGATATGTTCCCGAAAAAAGCGATTGCAACGATCACCGGAATTGGTGGAATGGCAGGTGGAATTGGTTCGTTTATTATCAACAAATCATCTGGAGTGTTGTTTGATCATGCTCATAAAGCCTGGTCAACCGTAGACGGAATACCTTTACTGGAAAAATATCCGCAATACATCAACGAGAGATTGCCTGATGGATTTTTCGAGCAATTGGAAAAATCAGGAGCAGTAGTTGTAGATGGAATTGATAAAGGTTACATGATTATATTTTCAGTATGTGCCGTAGCGTATCTTATTGCTTGGACAGTAATGAAAACATTGGTTCCTAAATATAAAGTCATTAAATAA
- a CDS encoding tagaturonate reductase, translating to MENQIKQKLNRELNGSQKKLPIKIIQFGGGNFMRGFTDYVIDQLNKEAGFNAGIVNVQPTQGGSVHKLEEQDNLYTLFTRGIKKGEIVDEKQVISAIQKSINPYTNYNEFLALAKEEELEFIFSNTTETGIAYEEIENSYQGPHKNFPAKLTVLLYERFKHFNGAADRGLRIIPCELIEDNAFALRDIIIKYAQLWDLEDDFVQWITQSNYFHNTLVDRIVPGYPKNDAESYEDQLDYEDQMMVVSETFLLWVIQDAGNLKARIPFEKISEQILVVDNIQPYRLRKVRILNGGHTLMLAPAVLSGKETVKESVDDAFIGKFLKESIFNEVNPTLGLDENELKDFAEEVFDRFRNPFIKHYQASIALYFVSKFKVRVLPSLLGYVEINKKLPLNLTFSLASLIRFYQGNLGEKSLPINDEEIIVARFKEIWTSGDYEKVADLSLSETAFWETDLTQVEGLKDAVAKALWEIDHNDLETAYNNFIQSYS from the coding sequence ATGGAAAATCAGATAAAACAAAAATTAAATCGTGAATTAAACGGTTCTCAGAAAAAGCTTCCCATTAAAATTATACAGTTTGGAGGGGGAAATTTCATGAGAGGATTCACAGATTATGTAATTGATCAATTAAATAAAGAAGCAGGATTCAATGCAGGAATAGTGAACGTACAACCCACTCAGGGTGGATCGGTTCATAAACTGGAAGAGCAGGATAATCTGTATACGCTTTTCACAAGAGGAATTAAAAAAGGAGAGATTGTTGATGAAAAACAGGTGATTTCTGCCATTCAGAAATCGATCAATCCTTATACAAACTATAATGAATTCTTAGCATTAGCCAAAGAAGAAGAACTTGAATTTATCTTTTCCAACACAACAGAAACAGGAATTGCTTACGAAGAAATTGAAAATAGTTACCAAGGACCGCACAAGAATTTTCCTGCGAAACTGACCGTTTTATTGTATGAAAGATTCAAACATTTCAACGGTGCTGCTGACAGAGGTTTAAGAATCATTCCTTGTGAGCTTATTGAAGACAATGCATTTGCATTAAGAGATATTATTATTAAATATGCTCAACTTTGGGATTTGGAAGATGATTTTGTGCAATGGATTACACAAAGCAATTATTTTCATAATACATTGGTTGATAGAATTGTTCCCGGATATCCAAAAAATGATGCAGAATCTTACGAAGACCAGCTGGATTATGAGGACCAGATGATGGTGGTTTCTGAAACATTTTTACTTTGGGTGATTCAGGATGCCGGTAATTTAAAGGCAAGAATTCCTTTTGAGAAAATCAGCGAACAGATTTTAGTGGTGGATAATATTCAGCCTTATCGTTTGAGGAAAGTAAGAATCCTGAATGGAGGCCACACCTTGATGTTGGCTCCCGCAGTTTTATCAGGAAAAGAAACGGTAAAAGAATCTGTTGATGATGCATTTATTGGGAAGTTTTTAAAGGAAAGTATTTTCAATGAGGTAAATCCTACTTTAGGTTTGGATGAAAATGAACTGAAAGATTTTGCAGAAGAGGTTTTCGACAGATTCAGAAATCCTTTTATCAAACATTATCAGGCAAGTATTGCTTTGTATTTTGTGTCTAAATTTAAAGTAAGAGTTCTCCCGAGCTTATTGGGATATGTTGAAATTAATAAAAAATTACCATTGAATTTGACGTTCTCTTTAGCAAGTTTAATCAGATTCTATCAGGGAAATCTTGGTGAAAAATCTTTACCAATTAACGATGAAGAAATAATTGTTGCTAGATTTAAAGAGATCTGGACAAGCGGAGATTATGAGAAAGTTGCGGACTTGTCATTAAGTGAAACGGCTTTCTGGGAGACAGACCTGACTCAGGTTGAAGGCCTTAAAGATGCGGTTGCAAAAGCTCTGTGGGAAATAGACCATAATGACTTGGAAACTGCATATAATAACTTTATACAATCTTATTCTTAA